From a region of the Calliphora vicina chromosome 4, idCalVici1.1, whole genome shotgun sequence genome:
- the LOC135957662 gene encoding zinc finger protein 37-like translates to MNAPEFKDTVCRICLDENVVLDWCNTLVEHCNITYRDCYYKYTQLKCEESDPFSSMLCQNCSNGLEDVHTLILKALDSYNFLMDVNSVKCEMYIYSEDDTSNIEDDRNIEDDTIIEEVTIIEDDLTIENDLNYTSTEFETVLVEKTDTESMEYFENENSDEESFKNTSEKPNKGISKINTATRTGLRNQKYVNIERNEKSDIDRALKTDNSERGVTKSINGSSKSSKRKYTSKPVEEVADQADDNNDKQLKKTSRNSRHRKITQTEELEDESMDVKIEDCDTQTESGVKKKNKYDTPSMCSICSKILHNKYSLQKHERTHSKNRERKATCPICGIKFFEKHYIKAHMHIHSENRIKKHKCEFCDKAFYEKGGLNVHRRIHLGQMKKCTLCAKEFFRQVDLDIHMNSHSATSLNVNAKKRSKYWVRCKYCDKNILSTSFKSHTAAHLNEPLMKCSICDKEFFRRDCCTQHVKSIHKKSNEEYKDFIITYNNNRLSHLYLEQTADILPNDE, encoded by the exons ATGAATGCTCCGGAGTTTAAAGATACTGTTTGCCGCATTTGTTTGGATGAAAATGTAGTATTGGATTGGTGCAATACATTAGTGGAACACTGTAATATAACCTACAGAGATTGTTACTACAAATACACGCAACTGAAATGTGAAG AATCTGACCCATTCTCGTCTATGCTATGCCAAAATTGTTCAAATGGCTTAGAAGATGTGCATACTCTAATTTTAAAAGCACTTGACTCCTATAATTTCCTTATGGATGTAAATAGCGTCAAATGCGAAATGTACATATACAGTGAAGACGATACATCAAATATAGAGGATGATAGAAATATTGAAGACGATACCATTATAGAAGAAGTTACAATTATTGAAGACGATCTAACTATTGAAAACGATCTAAACTATACATCAACTGAATTTGAAACAGTACTAGTGGAAAAAACAGATACAGAATCaatggaatattttgaaaatgagAATTCTGATGAAGAGTCATTTAAGAATACATCGGAAAAGCCTAACAAAGGCATATCAAAAATAAACACCGCTACTAGGACAGGATTAAGAAACCAGAAATATGTTAATATAGAAAGGAATGAAAAATCTGATATCGATCGAGCCTTAAAAACAGATAATTCTGAAAGGGGTGTGACAAAGTCTATAAATGGATCAAGCAAATCAtctaaaagaaaatatacaagTAAACCTGTAGAAGAAGTTGCTGACCAGGCCGACGACAATAATGATAaacaattaaagaaaacttctAGAAATAGTCGACATCGAAAAATAACGCAAACTGAAGAATTGGAAGATGAATCAATGGATGTTAAAATCGAAGATTGTGATACGCAAACGGAATCGggagtaaaaaagaaaaataaatatgatacGCCGAGTATGTGTTCTATTTGCT ctaaaattttacacaacaaaTATTCATTACAAAAGCACGAAAGAACGCATTCCAAAAACCGTGAACGCAAAGCAACTTGTCCCATATGTGGCATTAAGTTTTTTGAGAAACATTATATCAAGGCCCATATGCATATTCACAGTGAAAATAGGATAAAGAAGCACAAGTGTGAGTTTTGTGATAAAGCCTTCTATGAGAAGGGGGGCCTCAATGTGCACAGGCGAATACATTTGGGccaaatgaaaaaatgtactttatgtGCGAAAGAATTTTTCCGCCAGGTCGATTTAGACATACACATGAATTCGCATTCAGCCACCTCTCTAAATGTTAATGCGAAAAAAAGA tCCAAATATTGGGTACGCTGTAAGTATTGTGATAAAAACATACTTAGCACGAGTTTCAAGTCTCATACAGCTGCTCACTTGAATGAACCTTTAATGAAGTGTTCCATTTGCGATAAAGAATTTTTCCGCCGCGATTG CTGTACTCAACATGTAAAGTCAATccataaaaaatcgaatgaGGAATATAAAGACTTTATTATAACATACAACAATAATCGATTATCACATTTATATTTAGAGCAAACGGCTGACATACTACCTAATGATGAATAG
- the LOC135957631 gene encoding zinc finger protein 2-like has translation MDSRKINENLCIICLGDNVILDWNENVAELCNMSYKDCYYKYTKLQPSTLDSFPSNLCKICSNGLRNAHLLFEKALESFKFLQEALTNKEEFDMEINTSQDTMNFEIKILDVCQSNDLIEEESLTDDKALIDIEDEIMCPTNAYDNVVRIENAIDDSISKEIPIHEDEIIIENVDITPIAISEPSTEVLLEQDLGQSSDTKPTTTSTTVKYAIDDSISKEMPIHEDEIIIENADITPIAISEPSTEVLLEQELGQSSDTKPTTSSTTVKVRKIKYYLCAICSLKVNNKTTLRTHEATHSENRKRTETCPKCGIKLYTKMALKSHMETHEENRQKKYKCEFCDKAFFNRGALNVHRRIHLGQMVPCRLCPKEFFRRVDLDRHLERHSAAHLQKKGGQSKYTVQCQYCNKTVASTKWRAHKAVHIGEPEVKCKICDKDFFSRHNVVRHLNKVHQKVKDEYEEFIYYYANCVTRMSHLMIKQQEIVQQVTD, from the exons ATGGATTCCcggaaaataaatgaaaatttgtgtATTATTTGTCTGGGTGACAATGTGATCTTAGACTGGAATGAAAACGTTGCCGAATTATGTAATATGAGCTACAAAGATTGCTACTACAAATATACAAAGCTGCAGCCAAGCA cattgGATTCTTTTCCgtcaaatttatgtaaaatatgttcaaatggacttagaaatgctcatttattatttgaaaaagcATTAGAATCTTTTAAATTTCTTCAAGAGGCACTGACAAATAAAGAAGAATTCGACATGGAAATAAATACGAGTCAAGATACAATGAACTTCGAAATTAAGATTTTGGATGTTTGTCAGTCAAATGATTTAATTGAAGAAGAATCTCTCACAGATGATAAGGCATTAATAGATATTGAAGATGAAATAATGTGTCCCACAAATGCTTACGATAATGTTGTACGTATAGAAAATGCAATAGATGATAGTATTTCTAAGGAAATACCTATACATGAAGatgaaataataattgaaaatgttGACATTACTCCAATAGCAATTAGCGAACCTTCGACCGAGGTATTATTGGAACAGGATCTAGGTCAAAGTTCTGATACAAAACCTACCACCACCTCAACTACGGTTAAATATGCAATAGATGATAGTATTTCTAAGGAAATGCCTATACATGAAGatgaaataataattgaaaatgcTGACATTACTCCAATAGCAATTAGCGAACCTTCGACCGAGGTATTATTGGAACAGGAACTAGGTCAAAGTTCTGATACAAAACCTACTACCTCCTCAACTACGGTTAAAGTCAGAAAAATTAAGTACTATTTGTGTGCAATTTGCT ctttAAAAGTCAACAATAAAACAACGCTGAGAACTCACGAAGCCACACACAGTGAAAATAGAAAACGAACTGAAACTTGTCCCAAATGTGGGATTAAACTATATACGAAAATGGCCTTAAAAAGTCACATGGAAACACATGAAGAGAATcggcaaaaaaaatacaaatgtgaATTTTGTGATAAAGCATTCTTCAATCGGGGAGCACTTAATGTTCATAGGCGTATACATCTTGGTCAGATGGTGCCATGCCGACTATGCCCAAAAGAATTTTTCCGACGAGTTGATTTAGACAGACATTTGGAGAGACACTCAGCAGCCCATCTCCAAAAAAAAGGTGGACAG TCGAAGTACACAGTGCAATGTCAATATTGTAATAAGACGGTTGCCTCTACAAAGTGGAGGGCACATAAAGCTGTTCACATCGGTGAACCTGAagtgaaatgtaaaatttgtgatAAGGATTTCTTTTCCAGGCACAA TGTCGTCCgacatttaaataaagtacatCAGAAAGTCAAAGATGAATATGAGGAATTCATTTATTACTATGCTAATTGTGTTACACGTATGTCTCATTTAATGataaaacaacaagaaataGTACAACAAGTTACTGACTAA
- the LOC135957345 gene encoding zinc finger protein 39-like, whose translation MNSQEFKKNICRVCLDESVVLDWNDTVYSYFDVTYKDCYYKYTQLECHDTDWFSPMLCQLCVNGLQNVHTLILKALESHKYFQETNLPSSQIDDSINVEDDIKYTPTEFETVLVQKIEVEPIIEDHFVYENSDEEFNIKPVKTKGGRRSKRYITSTSISVNQEKFNKKSEKPIKIEKKTEERVCVADSNEFNLAQSLNTSCAKTRRKTTGKGKLKKQVIFQDDNVSKAIGLEDENISGEREEEPLDGKIEDCADQLEPKVKKKYKEIKKPRMCSICSKILHNKYAVQMHEKTHMENRERKETCKVCGLKFYDKRNLYSHKRIHKENREKNHKCEFCNKSFYDKGGLNIHRRIHLGQMIPCSLCSKQYYRQIDLDRHMSSHSATTINSDTKKRSRYFVRCKHCDKSILSTSFKSHTAAHLNEPLMKCSICSKEFFRRGSCVLHVKKVHQKTNEEYNDFIIQYKKNRISHLFLEQKADIQCTDE comes from the exons atgaattcccaggaatttaagaaaaatatttgtcgtGTTTGTTTAGATGAGAGTGTAGTTTTAGATTGGAACGACACAGTTTATTCATATTTCGATGTAACCTACAAAGATTGTTACTACAAATACACCCAATTGGAATGTCATG ATACTGATTGGTTTTCACCCATGCTATGCCAATTATGTGTAAATGGTTTACAAAATGTGCATACATTAATTTTGAAAGCATTAGAGTCgcataaatattttcaagaaaCAAATCTTCCCAGTTCACAAATAGATGATTCCATAAATGTTGAAGATGATATTAAATACACACCAACAGAATTTGAAACAGTATTAGTGCAAAAAATAGAAGTGGAACCCATAATAGAAGATCATTTTGTGTATGAGAACTCTGATGAAGAGTTCAATATAAAACCAGTAAAAACTAAAGGAGGCAGACGGTCCAAACGATATATAACTTCCACTTCAATATCAGTTAATCAGGAGAAGTTTAACAAGAAATCGGAAAAACCgataaaaatagaaaagaaaacagAAGAACGTGTTTGTGTAGCCGATAGTAATGAATTTAATTTGGCGCAATCTTTAAACACATCATGTGCAAAAACTCGAAGAAAAACCACTGGAAaaggtaaattaaaaaaacaagtaattttCCAGGACGACAACGTAAGTAAAGCAATAGGATTAGAAGATGAAAATATTAGTGGCGAGAGAGAAGAAGAGCCATTAGATGGAAAAATTGAAGATTGTGCTGACCAACTAGAGCCCAAAGTGAAAAAGaagtataaagaaataaaaaagccAAGAATGTGTTCTATTTGCT caaaaatattgcacaacaagtatgcagtacaaatgcACGAAAAAACCCACATGGAAAATAGAGAACGTAAAGAAACATGCAAAGTCTGTGGTcttaaattttatgacaaaagaaATCTGTACTCTCACAAGCGCATACAcaaagaaaatcgggaaaagaATCACAAGtgtgaattttgtaataaatcctTCTATGATAAGGGTGGTCTCAATATACATCGGCGAATACATTTGGGCCAAATGATACCCTGCAGTTTATGTTCAAAGCAATATTATCGTCAAATCGATTTAGATAGACACATGAGTTCACACTCAGCCACAACAATAAATTCGGATACGAAAAAAAGA TCAAGATATTTTGTACGCTGCAAACATTGTGACAAATCCATACTTAGTACAAGTTTTAAGTCGCACACAGCTGCTCATTTGAATGAACCTTTAATGAAATGTTCAATATGTAGTAAGGAGTTTTTCCGACGAGGAAG CTGTGTTCTCCATGTAAAAAAAGTCCACCAAAAGACTAATGAAGAATACAATGACTTcattatacaatataaaaagaATCGAATATCACATTTGTTTTTAGAACAAAAGGCTGATATACAATGTACtgatgaataa
- the LOC135957776 gene encoding zinc finger protein 39-like — protein sequence MSSENTNENPCRICLKTNVFFDWTEAIFEFSGPSYKECYYQYTHLQEHDEDVYTQMLCLDCGNCLRNTYQLVGKALESDIKLKEMKTEITEKSNDPLEYVKERESKYLFNPNTEAALNTNAEIQELDKSLTEATILVTQSDEEILNDDFTDIQDSDSKYESDDNNSSMSNNSKLRSDKVDVTRQPLLCAYCSRIFYSRTHLTNHEKTHDRNRERTESCPICGLQFFNKMAVKSHMPVHDENRVRNYKCEFCIKAFFSRGGLNIHRRIHLGQMIKCNFCSKEFFRQNDLERHMQSHEVSPLTANTEKSSKVRAKYFMECKTCERKINKSCWETHKAKHLNQPLLQCGICNKTYYTRKALCLHIKKIHDVSGEEYDKAFIVINKKFKPRHSSLMKKQNITIE from the exons ATGAGTTCGGAGAATACAAATGAAAATCCATgtcgaatttgtttaaaaacgaATGTATTTTTCGATTGGACTGaagcaatttttgaattttctggtCCATCCTACAAAGAATGCTACTACCAGTACACCCATCTACAGGAGCATG ATGAAGATGTCTATACACAAATGCTATGCCTGGATTGTGGCAACTGTTTAAGAAATACATATCAGTTAGTGGGAAAAGCGTTAGAATCAGAtataaagctaaaggaaatgaaaacagaaattacagaaaaatcaaatgatcCACTGGAATACGTAAAAGAACgcgaatcaaaatatttgtttaaccctAATACGGAAGCGGCGTTAAATACAAATGCTGAAATTCAGGAACTAGACAAATCATTAACGGAGGCTACAATTTTGGTTACCCAGTCAGATGAGGAGATACTGAATGATGATTTCACAGACATTCAGGACTCCGATTCAAAGTATGAATCAGATGACAACAACAGTTCGATGTCAAATAATAGTAAGCTCCGTTCAGATAAGGTAGATGTAACGCGTCAGCCTTTATTATGTGCTTACTGTT caAGAATATTTTACTCCCGCACTCATTTAACTAATCATGAAAAAACGCACGACCGAAATCGGGAACGTACCGAAAGTTGCCCTATTTGcggtttacaattttttaataaaatggcaGTAAAATCTCACATGCCAGTGCACGATGAAAATAGAGTACGCAACTACAAAtgtgaattttgtattaaagcATTTTTTAGTCGTGGGGGACTTAATATTCACCGACGTATTCATTTGGGCCAAAtgattaaatgtaatttttgttcTAAAGAATTCTTTCGTCAAAATGATTTAGAACGTCACATGCAATCTCATGAAGTTTCGCCCTTAACTGCGAATACTGAAAAATCGTCGAAAGTTAGA gcaaaatattttatggaatgTAAAACATGTGAACGTAAAATCAATAAGAGTTGCTGGGAAACTCATAAAGCAAAGCATTTGAATCAACCTCTACTGCAATGTGGTATTTGCAACAAAACCTATTACACTCGTAAAGC actttgtcttcatataaaaaagattCACGATGTTTCGGGAGAAGAATATGATAAGgcttttattgtaataaataaaaaattcaaaccacGACATTCAAGTTTAATGAAAAagcaaaacataacaattgaataa
- the LOC135959068 gene encoding zinc finger protein 429-like yields MLCQNCLNGLQNVHALILRALESHKYFEERNLNNLQIVYDSENTEDVTKYTPTEFETVLLDQIEVEPTKEHDVYKKPNEKYNLKSVDTRRCKRIKQISKCIKTKENVVELQSIPALNSNNSKDKLLLLLSASVTSFGKKDKSKRKLIKQNNTCDINNEDLSISDENTEHAKEIPNIKLEKVTLDDKIENCSTQVNIKNKSKVKEAEDSRMCSICSKICRSKYAVQEHEKTHVENRERKETCKVCGLKFYDKKNLYIHRRIHNENREKKHNCEFCNKAFFNKGALNIHRRIHLGQMIPCSLCSKQYFRQIDLERHMISHSTTTISSDAKRRTKYFVRCKHCDKSILSTNFKSHMAAHLNAPLMKCSICNREFFRRRSCVLHVKKIHQKTNEDYNDFIIRYTNNRISRLFLEQTADILQSDGE; encoded by the exons ATGTTatgtcaaaattgtttaaatggtTTACAAAATGTTCATGCCTTAATTTTGAGAGCCTTGGAGTCGCATAAATATTTTGAGGAAAGAAATcttaataatttacaaattgtttatgACTCTGAAAACACTGAAGACGTTACAAAATATACCCCAACAGAATTTGAAACTGTATTATTAGATCAAATAGAAGTAGAACCTACAAAGGAACATGATGTCTATAAAAAGCCTAATGAAAAGTATAATCTTAAATCTGTGGACACTCGAAGATGCAAGAGAATAAAACAGAtttcaaaatgtattaaaacaaaagagaatgTTGTTGAACTTCAAAGTATTCCTGCATTAAATTCTAATAATTCTAAAGATAAATTGCTACTACTACTGAGCGCTTCTGTTAcaagttttggaaaaaaagacaaATCTAAACGTaaactaataaaacaaaataacacttgTGATATCAATAATGAGGATTTAAGTATATCAGATGAAAATACAGAACATGCTAAAGAAATACCAAATATAAAGTTAGAAAAGGTTACGTTGGATGACAAAATCGAAAATTGTAGTACACAagtgaatattaaaaataaaagtaaggTAAAAGAGGCTGAAGACTCCAGAATGTGTTCTATTTGCT CTAAAATATGCCGCAGCAAATATGCAGTACAAGAGCACGAAAAAACACATGTAGAAAATCGAGAACGCAAAGAAACTTGCAAAGTGTGTGGACTTaagttttatgacaaaaaaaatctcTATATTCATAGACGAATACACAATGAAAATCGGGAAAAGAAGCACAATTGTGAGTTTTGTAATAAAGCTTTCTTTAATAAGGGTGCACTTAATATACACCGACGAATACATTTGGGTCAAATGATACCCTGCAGTTTATgttcaaaacaatattttcgtCAAATCGATTTAGAGAGACATATGATTTCACATTCAACTACAACCATTAGTTCTGATGCAAAAAGAAGA ACAAAATATTTCGTACGCTGCAAACATTGTGACAAATCCATACTTAGTACGAATTTTAAATCTCACATGGCTGCCCATTTAAATGCGCCTTTAATGAAATGTTCCATTTGTAATAGGGAGTTTTTCCGACGGAGAAG CTGTGTTCTCCATGTGAAAAAAATCCACCAGAAAACTAATGAGGATTACAACGATTTTATTATACGGTACACTAACAATCGAATATCACGTCTATTTTTAGAGCAAACTGCGGATATACTACAGTCTGATGGTgaataa
- the LOC135956802 gene encoding zinc finger protein 423-like: MYSQEFKEHICRICLDESVVLNWNNNLFEYYDITYKDCYYKYSQLEYLDPDPFSPMLCQNCLNGLENVHTLISRATESYAYFEETKHFNLQIADSTNVDEDIKYSPTEFETVLIEELEIDVIDEQSQEQNLSNDFDNKSVSTGRSKRKKQITKSYIKIKDNIDEYQSVPVLKSNDTKDNLLLLLSASSSKSRKIQNAKCKSIKQNSGNNSINKKLKVSDENKCNTKDIKTSKLENEWLDDQICDVKIMPKTQTEGSNICLICSKVFPSKYAAQAHAKTHIRNRERKETCKVCGLKFFNKPSLYAHKRIHNENREKKHKCDFCNKAFYNKGALNIHRRIHLGQMTPCSLCTKEFFRQIDLDRHMVSHSAAEINSNTKKRSKYYVRCKHCDKSILSTSFKSHTAAHLNTPLMKCSICNKEFFSRGSCVLHMKNIHKKGNEEYNDFIILHTRNRISRLFLEQNEEIQFSNNFEWSKEAVLQLTEMWQKYEFLYNPKHTYYRNTEARNQAYNEMADKLKIFNTNIEGIDVKTKITYLRGQYTREVAKEKKRGARADQFYVPFAYWFNHLSFLDNFIKVRKERSNIFERMDSLKLNENLCVICLDNNVTLDWNEDVAELCNMSYKDCYYKYTNLQPSTSDSFPSNLCKICSNGLRNAHLLFEKALESFKFLQGALTNKEEFDMEINTSQDTMNFEIKILDVCESNDLIEEESITDDKTLIDIEDEIICPTNAYDNVVRIENAINDSISKEMSMHEAEIIEHVDITPIPNSQPLSEELLEQELSQSSDTKPTTSSTTVKGRKFKTYLCAYCSLKVNDKSTLRTHEATHSENRKRTETCPKCGIKLYTKMALRNHMEIHEENRQKKYKCEFCDKAFFNRGALNVHRRIHLGQMVPCRLCPKEFFRQVDLDRHLVRHSAAHLQKKGGQSKYTVQCQYCNKTVASTKWRAHKAVHIGEPQVKCKICDKDFFSRHKVVRHLKQVHQKVRDEYEEFIYYYANCVTRMSHLMIKQQEIVQPVTD; the protein is encoded by the exons ATGTATTCCCAAGAATTTAAAGAACACATTTGTCGTATTTGTTTGGATGAGAGTGTAGTTTTGAACTGgaacaataatttatttgaatattacgACATAACTTACAAAGATTGCTACTACAAATACAGCCAGTTAGAATACCTTG ATCCTGATCCATTTTCGCCCATGTTatgtcaaaattgtttaaatggaTTAGAAAATGTTCATACACTGATTTCGAGAGCAACAGAATCGTATGCATATTTTGAAGAAACAAagcattttaatttacaaatagcTGATTCTACAAATGTTGATGAGGATATAAAATATTCTCCTACTGAATTTGAAACTGTTTTAATAGAGGAATTAGAAATAGATGTTATAGACGAACAATCTCAGGAACAAAATCTAAGTAATGATTTTGATAATAAGTCTGTAAGCACTGGACgtagtaaaagaaaaaaacagatTACAAAAagctatattaaaataaaagataacaTTGATGAATATCAAAGCGTTCCTGTCTTAAAATCGAATGACACAAAAGATAATTTACTACTATTACTCAGTGCGTCCTCATCAAAATCgcgaaaaattcaaaatgctAAGTGTAaatcaataaaacaaaatagtgGAAATAAtagcattaataaaaaattaaaagtatcagatgaaaataaatgtaataCAAAGGATATCAAAACTTCAAAATTAGAAAATGAGTGGTTGGATGACCAAATATGTGATGTAAAAATAATGCCTAAAACTCAAACAGAAGGATCAAACATCTGTTTAATCTGTT CAAAAGTATTCCCCAGCAAATATGCAGCACAAGCCCATGCAAAAACACACATTAGAAATCGAGAACGTAAAGAAACTTGCAAAGTATGCGGTCTAAAGTTCTTTAATAAACCCAGTCTCTACGCTCATAAGCGAATACATAATGAAAATCGTGAGAAAAAACACAAGtgtgatttttgtaataaaGCCTTCTATAACAAGGGTGCACTTAATATACATCGTCGAATACATTTGGGACAAATGACACCCTGTAGCTTATGTACAAAAGAATTTTTCCGTCAAATCGATTTAGATAGACATATGGTTTCACACTCAGCTGCCGAGATAAATTCCAATACAAAGAAAAGA TCAAAATATTATGTACGCTGCAAACATTGTGACAAATCCATACTTAGCACAAGTTTTAAATCTCACACGGCTGCTCATTTAAATACACCTTTAATGAAATGTTCCATTTGTAATAAGGAGTTTTTCAGTCGGGGAAG ctgtgttttacatatgaaaaatatccataaaaaagGGAATGAagaatataatgattttattatacTGCATACAAGGAATCGAATATCACGTTTGTTTTTGGAGCAAAATGAGGAAATACAATTTTCCAATAAT TTCGAATGGTCTAAAGAAGCCGTGCTGCAACTGACTGAGATGTGGCAAAAATATGAGTTCCTCTATAATCCAAAACACACATATTACCGCAACACGGAAGCACGGAATCAAGCTTATAATGAGATGGccgataaattaaaaatttttaacactaACATCGAAGGCATCGATGTAAAG aCTAAAATAACATATTTGCGCGGACAATATACAAGGGAAGTCGCCAAAGAAAAGAAACGAGGTGCGAGGGCAGATCAATTTTACGTCCCATTTGCTTACTGGTTCAATCATCTATCCTTCttggataattttataaaagttcgGAAAGAGCGCAGTAATATATTT GAGAGGATGGATTCcctgaaattaaatgaaaatttgtgtGTTATTTGTCTGGATAACAATGTGACCTTAGACTGGAATGAAGACGTTGCCGAATTATGTAACATGAGCTACAAAGATTGTTACTACAAATATACAAATCTGCAGCCAAGCA CATCAGATTCTTTTCCgtcaaatttatgtaaaatatgttCAAATGGTCTTAGAAATGctcatttattatttgaaaaagcACTAGAATCTTTTAAATTCCTTCAAGGGGCACTGACAAATAAAGAAGAATTcgatatggaaataaatacgAGTCAAGATACAATGAACTTCGAAATTAAGATTTTGGATGTTTGTGAGTCAAATGATTTAATTGAAGAAGAATCTATAACGGATGATAAGACATTAATAGATATTGAAGATGAAATAATATGTCCCACAAATGCTTACGATAATGTTGTACGTATAGAGAATGCAATAAATGATAGTATTTCTAAGGAAATGTCTATGCATGAAGCTGAAATAATTGAACATGTTGACATTACTCCAATACCAAATAGTCAACCTTTGTCCGAGGAATTATTAGAACAGGAACTAAGTCAAAGTTCTGATACAAAACCTACTACCTCCTCAACTACGGTTAAAGGCAGAAAATTTAAGACATATCTGTGTGCATATTGCT cTTTAAAAGTCAACGATAAATCCACACTGAGAACTCACGAAGCCACACACAGTGAAAATAGAAAACGAACTGAAACGTGTCCCAAATGTGGGATTAAATTATATACGAAAATGGCCTTAAGAAATCATATGGAAATACATGAAGAGAATcggcaaaaaaaatacaaatgtgaATTTTGTGATAAAGCATTCTTCAATCGGGGAGCACTTAATGTTCATAGGCGTATACATCTTGGTCAGATGGTGCCATGCCGACTATGCCCAAAAGAATTTTTCCGACAAGTTGATTTAGACAGACATTTGGTGAGACACTCAGCTGCCCATCTCCAAAAAAAAGGTGGACAG TCGAAGTACACAGTGCAATGTCAATATTGTAATAAGACGGTTGCCTCTACAAAGTGGAGGGCACATAAGGCTGTTCACATCGGTGAACCTCAagtgaaatgtaaaatttgtgatAAGGATTTCTTTTCCAGGCACAA agTCGTCCGACATTTAAAACAAGTACATCAGAAGGTCAGAGATGAATATGAGGAATTCATTTATTACTATGCTAATTGTGTTACACGTATGTCTCATTTAATGATAAAACAACAGGAAATAGTGCAACCAGTTACAGactaa